A single genomic interval of Centropristis striata isolate RG_2023a ecotype Rhode Island chromosome 8, C.striata_1.0, whole genome shotgun sequence harbors:
- the LOC131976408 gene encoding B-cell receptor CD22-like: MCMYERFGFCVEKMIAMLVLLILKPGTVSAGWPVTFENPDVCAVKGSSVRLSCSYNYTDGETVENTAWYKGELKDGIWKRIALSDLSSYVNRSEYIGDLQHDCSLAIHDLRDNDTGHYYFRFDTEKYGRRSKTSVFLTITELRARVYPDRVRAGDKVTLECRTDCKRINTVWFKDGFSVAKPVFQAQTQDAGNYLCAVEGQESLQFAPVSLDVQYRPENISILMDPPHVVEGSSVNLTCSSVANPAADNYTWYRSNVSSSMLQVGSGQVLSLSSVDASHTGLYLCMARNQVGENNSTEVLLTVDDRDKMPLLTVHHIILFVGIGVKVFLVLLLPLVIIWAWRQRRNSPVEKEESSNDYENMSIG, from the exons atGTGCATGTATGAGAGATTTGGGTTTTGTGTTGAGAAGATGATCGCAATGCTGGTGCTTCTGATCTTAAAACCAG GAACTGTGAGTGCTGGTTGGCCAGTAACTTTTGAAAACCCAGATGTTTGTGCTGTAAAGGGATCATCGGTGAGGCTTAGCTGCTCATACAACTACACAGATGGGGAAACTGTTGAAAACACTGCATGGTACAAAGGGGAATTAAAAGATGGCATCTGGAAACGTATTGCACTCTCAGACCTTTCTTCATATGTAAATCGTTCTGAATATATTGGTGACCTGCAGCACGACTGTAGCTTGGCAATTCATGACCTGCGGGACAATGACACCGGACATTATTACTTCAGGTTTGATACAGAAAAGTATGGAAGGCGGAGTAAAACatcagtttttctgactatcACAG AGCTGAGAGCCAGAGTGTACCCTGACCGTGTGAGGGCAGGAGACAAAGTGACTCTTGAATGTAGAACAGACTGCAAACGTATCAACACGGTTTGGTTTAAAGATGGATTTTCAGTAGCCAAACCAGTGTTCCAAGCTCAAACACAGGATGCTGGGAATTATTTGTGTGCTGTCGAAGGACAGGAGTCACTACAATTTGCCCCTGTGTCTCTGGATGTCCAGT atcGTCCagagaatatttccattttaatggACCCGCCACATGTTGTTGAGGGCAGCAGTGTGAATCTGACCTGCAGCAGTGTTGCTAACCCTGCAGCCGACAACTACACCTGGTACAGAAGCAATGTTTCCAGCTCCATGCTCCAGGTGGGATCAGGACAGGtgctgtctctctcctctgtggACGCGTCCCACACTGGACTCTACCTCTGCATGGCCAGGAACCAGGTGGGGGAAAACAACTCAACTGAGGTTCTGCTGACAGTCGATGATAGAGATA AAATGCCTCTACTAACAGTTCACCACATCATCCTCTTTGTTGGTATTGGAGTCAAAGTCTTTCTTGTCCTGTTGCTTCCTCTGGTCATTATCTGGGCATG gAGGCAGAGACGTAATTCTCCTGTGGAAAAAGAG GAGAGCAGCAATGATTATGAAAACATGAGCATTGGCTAA
- the LOC131976407 gene encoding sialoadhesin-like: MDGSVAQSCWLLLTLALKGILAGDWSVHLPSSPICAVIGSTVDLPCSYDYPQSANETKEDGRLPPQGGGGEERYKVLSEMWCLENSRCITQSYVFHSEGIFPDPSYQNRVEYLGQPGNKTCSLRISDLRQSDSGAYVFYLITSHPTQKMPEQSGIQLLVADSPSTVTVSATPSSDITEGGALRLACGSPAASPQASFRWYKSTSTSLKYTGQVWDLSEITSDDSGSYYCQIQAGDKVQNSTMLPIDVEYSPRNTAVSVLPAGELQEELPVTLTCSSDANPPVRTYSWYQGAACLPTADKSFHQVKQSPATPTERGPTISSASIIAKDEGQHCCVARNTHGSQSISVTVRSSRGATSQSSGGRLLIIGLTIGVLLAILALVAFLMKRRKTSSRHQSYVLTATTATAP; this comes from the exons atggATGGAAGTGTGGCACAGAGCTGCTGGCTGTTGCTCACACTCGCTCTGAAAG GTATTCTTGCAGGTGATTGGTCAGTCCATCTTCCCTCCAGTCCTatctgtgctgtgattggttCCACTGTGGATCTCCCTTGTTCCTATGACTACCCCCAAAGTGCTAATGAAACCAAGGAAGACGGAAGGCTCCCTCCTCAG ggtggaggaggagaagaacgGTACAAAGTTCTGTCTGAGATGTGGTGTCTAGAAAACAGTCGCTGTATCACACAAAG TTACGTCTTCCACAGTGAAGGTATCTTCCCAGATCCATCCTACCAGAACAGGGTGGAGTACCTGGGACAACCAGGAAACAAAACCTGTTCTCTGAGGATTTCTGATCTCAGACAGTCGGACAGCGGAGCATACGTGTTTTATCTCATCACCAGCCACCCTACACAGAAGATGCCAGAGCAGAGCGGAATACAGCTCCTGGTGGCAG ACTCCCCCAGCACGGTCACAGTGTCAGCAACTCCctccagtgacatcacagagggTGGGGCCTTACGTCTGGCCTGCGGCAGCCCTGCGGCGAGTCCACAGGCCAGTTTCAGATGGTACAAGAGCACCAGCACCAGCCTGAAATACACTGGACAGGTGTGGGACCTTAGTGAGATTACATCTGATGACTCTGGCAGCTACTACTGTCAGATACAGGCTGGAGATAAAGTGCAGAACTCGACGATGCTGCCCATTGACGTAGAAT ACTCTCCTCGAAACACAGCTGTGTCAGTCCTTCCTGCAGGAGAGCTACAGGAGGAGCTTCCTGTgactctgacctgcagcagtgatgctAACCCACCTGTCCGCACATACAGCTGGTACCAGGGTGCAGCATGTCTCCCTACGGCAGACAAAAGCTTTCATCAAGTGAAACAGTCCCCAGCTACACCCACAGAACGTGGACCGACAATCAGCAGTGCCAGCATCATCGCTAAGGACGAGGGGCAGCACTGCTGTGTGGCACGCAACACACACGGATCACAGAGTATCAGCGTCACAGTCAGAAGTTCCAGAG GAGCAACATCTCAGTCTTCAGGAGGCAGATTGCTGATTATTGGATTGACCATTGGTGTTCTACTGGCTATTTTGGCCCTTGTGGCCTTTTTAATGAAAAG gagaaAGACCTCATCCAGACACCAGTCGTATGTTCTCACCGCGACTACTGCTACAGCACCTTAA
- the hpn gene encoding serine protease hepsin, translating to MYAEKVVTEGKMGNRGISLTCVLTPCRVTGVCVTLMTLGAIGAAVWAVVTYCTMEEDTGLYDVQVNSADQRLRVYDSAQRRWRQVCSSSANELLASISCEEVGFISVVNYSVTSVPEASGDGGEFFCVRAQELSYGKKIKDSLFPCDCESNEVLTLLCQDCGRRSFAADRIVGGVDARQGSWPWQVRLEYDGVHQCGGTIISNRWIVSAAHCFRERYRSVNRWRVLLGSVYGKPVNANVAEVNTIVYHSSYLPFVDASIDDNSRDIAVLALTKPLTFNEYIQPVCLPAYGQRLKDGQMGTVTGWGNVDYYGIQADILQEANVPIISDTVCNGPDYYDNQITTSMFCAGYEKGGTDACQGDSGGPFVAEDCLSKTRRYRLMGVVSWGIGCAMAKKPGVYTRVSRFLPWISTAMRNYHNAPGLHKLART from the exons ATGTATGCTGAAAAAGTTGTGACGGAGGGGAAGATGG ggaaCAGGGGAATCTCTCTGACCTGTGTGTTGACCCCTTGCCGTGTAACTGGGGTATGTGTGACACTGATGACCTTGGGAGCCATCGGAGCTGCTGTCTGGGCCGTAG TTACATATTGCACAATGGAGGAAGACACAGGACTGTATGATG TCCAAGTAAATTCTGCTGACCAACGTCTCAGAGTCTATGACTCCGCCCAGAGGAGGTGGCGGCAGGTGTGTTCCTCCTCAGCCAATGAGCTGCTAGCAAGCATCAGCTGTGAAGAAGTGGGCTTTATCAG TGTGGTGAATTACTCAGTCACATCAGTGCCAGAGGCCAGCGGAGATGGTGGCGAGTTCTTCTGTGTCAGAGCGCAAGAGCTCAGCTATGGCAAGAAAATCAAAGACTCATTGTTCCCATG TGACTGTGAGAGCAACGAGGTTCTCACACTGCTATGTCAAG ACTGTGGCAGGCGTAGTTTTGCAGCAGACCGTATAGTTGGTGGTGTGGACGCCAGGCAGGGCAGCTGGCCTTGGCAGGTCAGATTGGAGTACGATGGAGTCCATCAGTGCGGAGGAACCATCATCTCAAACCGCTGGATTGTCTCAGCAGCTCACTGCTTTCGAGA GCGGTATCGCTCTGTTAATCGCTGGCGTGTTCTGCTGGGCTCGGTCTATGGTAAACCAGTCAACGCCAACGTGGCTGAGGTGAACACCATTGTTTACCACAGCAGCTACCTGCCCTTTGTAGATGCCAGCATTGACGACAACAGCAGGGACATCGCTGTTCTGGCCCTCACAAAGCCTCTCACTTTCAATG aaTATATTCAGCCTGTTTGCCTGCCAGCATACGGTCAGAGACTGAAAGATGGACAGATGGGAACAGTAACAGGCTGGGGAAATGTAGATTACTATG GTATTCAAGCAGATATTCTCCAGGAAGCGAATGTCCCGATCATCAGTGACACTGTCTGTAACGGTCCTGATTACTATGACAACCAGATCACAACCAGCATGTTCTGTGCTGGCTATGAGAAAGGAGGCACTGATGCCTGCCAG GGAGACAGCGGCGGTCCTTTTGTGGCGGAAGACTGCCTGTCTAAGACGAGGCGGTATCGTCTGATGGGGGTGGTGAGCTGGGGAATAGGCTGTGCCATGGCCAAGAAACCAGGTGTCTACACCAGAGTGTCCCGATTTCTGCCCTGGATATCCACAGCCATGAGG aaCTATCACAATGCGCCGGGGCTTCACAAATTGGCCCGAACATGA
- the LOC131976623 gene encoding B-cell receptor CD22-like, whose amino-acid sequence MMAGSREGTSSYFCFSLNKITPRNVQSNNSACFSRLILTMESLILIILLVMPGVWSEAWKVTFEDQCALKGTSVVIKCKYEYPSGQRVTEGGWYRAKYVYGRRRLSRLSTPSTPPDHFKFVGNAFGDCSLKVNGVQHRDEGAYAFGFVTTHDRWTSKSSAYLSVTELTAVVQPRTVTEGDNVSLTCMSGCPTHVNTVWFRDGQRVQNPVFQAGSEDAGRYHCAVLGQEMVRSASRALNVLYAPSNVTLSVSPSVAKGSLVTLTCSSDANPPVTHSGYSLYKGGLFISSGQNHTISDIQLSHNGLYYCQATNNISRRGINLINSTELHLDVQYRPENISILMDPPHVVEGSSVILTCSSVANPAADNYTWYRSTVSSSMLQVGSGQVLSLSSVDASHTGLYLCMARNQLGENNSTEMLLAVKEKYRGGQTLITGIGVSIFATLVFALLLFWLKQRTRAEKKQTVYEDPRSSASEDPSNSIYANIYTLPTCPPPAAQDIIPRSQRHHEHDAPESNEDEVTYSTVTIKPRNPSLPHRMDHSRAPHDSWSTAGEDDNSVIYASLAKSS is encoded by the exons ATGATGGCAGGAAGTAGGGAGGGGACATCCTCCTACTTCTGCTTTTCACTCAACAAAATCACCCCCAGGAATGTACAAAGCAATAATTCAGCTTGTTTTAGTCG GTTGATTTTAACAATGGAAAGTTTGATTCTGATTATTCTGCTAGTTATGCCAG GTGTCTGGAGTGAAGCCTGGAAAGTGACTTTTGAAGATCAGTGTGCTTTGAAAGGGACATCGGTAGTCATCAAGTGCAAGTATGAATATCCTTCAGGTCAGCGAGTCACTGAAGGCGGCTGGTATAGAGCCAAGTATGTATATGGCAGGCGGAGGCTGTCTCGCCTTTCAACACCCTCCACACCTCCAGATCACTTTAAGTTTGTGGGCAACGCCTTTGGTGACTGTAGCCTTAAGGTCAATGGTGTACAACACAGGGATGAAGGAGCATACGCTTTCGGTTTTGTGACAACACATGACAGATGGACAAGTAAATCATCAGCCTATTTGTCCGTCacag AATTGACCGCTGTGGTACAGCCGAGGACTGTGACAGAGGGAGATAACGTCAGTCTGACCTGTATGTCAGGATGTCCTACACATGTAAACACTGTCTGGTTCAGAGATGGACAACGGGTGCAAAATCCAGTCTTCCAGGCCGGGAGCGAGGATGCTGGGAGGTACCACTGTGCCGTCCTGGGACAAGAGATGGTCAGATCTGCTTCCAGAGCTCTGAATGTTCTTT ATGCTCCGAGTAATGTCACACTGTCAGTGAGTCCATCAGTCGCCAAAGGAAGTTTAGTGACTCTCACCTGCAGCAGTGATGCCAATCCTCCTGTGACACACAGTGGATACAGCCTGTATAAAGGTGGACTCTTCATCAGTTCAGGACAGAATCATACCATCTCTGACATCCAGCTCAGCCACAATGGACTGTACTACTGTCAGGCAACCAATAATATCAGCAGGAGGGGCATCAACCTGATTAATTCCACTGAGCTTCACCTGGATGTCCagt atcGTCCagagaatatttccattttaatggACCCGCCACATGTTGTTGAGGGCAGCAGTGTGATTCTGACCTGCAGCAGTGTTGCTAACCCCGCAGCTGACAACTACACCTGGTACAGAAGCACTGTTTCCAGCTCCATGCTCCAGGTGGGATCAGGACAGGtgctgtctctctcctctgtggACGCGTCCCACACTGGACTCTACCTCTGCATGGCCAGGAACCAACTGGGGGAAAACAACTCAACTGAGATGCTGCTGGCAGTGAAGGAAAAGTACAGAG GTGGACAGACATTAATAACTGGAATTGGAGTTTCTATTTTTGCGACACTTGTGTTCGCTCTTCTTTTGTTCTG GCTAAAACAGAGGACCCGTGCAGAGAAAAAA CAGACTGTGTACGAGGACCCGAGGTCTTCAGCCTCTGAAGATCCATCTAACAGCATTTATGCTAACATCTACACGTTGCCAACTTGTCCTCCACCTGCTGCTCAGGACATCATTCCTCGATCACAGAGGCACCATGAACATGAT GCCCCTGAGTCTAATGAAGATGAGGTTACCTACTCAACAGTGACCATAAAACCCAGAAACCCCAGTCTTCCACATCGCATGGACCACAGCAGAGCGCCACATGACTCCTG GTCCACAGCTGGAGAGGATGACAACTCTGTGATCTACGCTTCACTGGCAAAGTCCAGCTGA